From a single Gimesia fumaroli genomic region:
- a CDS encoding sugar phosphate isomerase/epimerase family protein: MAFDRRSFLQYSSAALFSGALTQFASAGASSQRKMKLDLSCGRIGVRADQKQAIDYAHKYGFEAVVPDAGYLGKLSDNELADLKADMKSKNLVFSAAGMPVDFRNDESKFQQGLKALPASSAALQRAGVTRTGTWLMPTHAELTYNANFKRHARRLKEVTRILADHGLRFGMEYVGPKTLWSSKKFPFIHTMPETKELIAAIDVKGVGLILDSWHWYTAHETKDDLLTLTNDDIVAVDLNDAPARLEIDEQIDQKRELPMATGVINLDTFLNTLNSIGYDGPVRAEPFNAALRKLPADQAVAATSTAMKKAFALIN, from the coding sequence ATGGCTTTCGATCGGCGCTCCTTCCTCCAATACTCCAGTGCTGCCCTGTTCAGCGGCGCACTGACACAATTTGCCTCCGCGGGGGCCTCCTCACAAAGAAAAATGAAATTGGATCTCTCCTGTGGACGAATCGGCGTCCGCGCCGATCAAAAACAGGCCATAGATTACGCACACAAATACGGCTTCGAAGCAGTGGTCCCCGATGCCGGATATCTGGGAAAACTCTCTGACAATGAGTTGGCCGACCTCAAAGCCGACATGAAATCGAAAAACCTGGTTTTCAGTGCCGCTGGTATGCCTGTTGATTTTCGGAATGACGAATCGAAATTTCAACAGGGGCTCAAAGCACTTCCCGCGTCTTCAGCCGCATTGCAACGGGCGGGTGTCACACGCACCGGAACCTGGCTGATGCCCACCCATGCCGAGCTCACTTATAACGCCAATTTTAAGCGACATGCACGTCGGCTGAAAGAAGTCACACGGATCCTCGCCGATCACGGCCTGCGTTTTGGTATGGAATATGTCGGCCCAAAAACACTCTGGTCGAGCAAAAAATTTCCCTTCATTCACACCATGCCGGAAACGAAAGAGCTGATCGCCGCAATCGATGTGAAAGGTGTCGGACTGATACTCGACAGCTGGCACTGGTACACCGCTCATGAGACCAAAGATGATTTACTCACGCTCACCAATGACGATATCGTTGCCGTCGATTTGAACGACGCACCTGCGAGACTGGAAATCGACGAACAGATCGATCAGAAACGGGAACTGCCTATGGCGACCGGCGTGATTAACCTCGACACATTTTTAAACACGCTCAACAGCATCGGCTATGATGGTCCCGTTCGGGCGGAACCCTTCAATGCGGCTCTGAGAAAGCTGCCCGCAGACCAGGCAGTAGCTGCGACATCGACCGCGA
- a CDS encoding DUF1571 domain-containing protein gives MMRMLKIRSQHHFSNMLASAIFSAAIGILYFSYDPSPADADPNDMAIVATKPVPIPVIAYKPTELSQPKPGDKANSATSQTPQQNGTLTGRMALLMNMLLLEKGCRYLETVPDYTATFSKQEYVGGSLTENQVINFKCRHKPFSVYMKWVVGDKGQELLYVDGQNEEKMLVKMGGLKGRLMPTLKLDPHGSLAMQESRYPITKAGIKALAETIIDFRKKDLDENLNTECVMLPNQKFDGKDCYCFIAHFANAKESPSYRKSVIYIDHKTCLPIFVRGFGWPEDGLASASAEELDEKTLIESYSFTDINLKSELATTEFSDKNTDYRFRR, from the coding sequence ATGATGCGCATGCTAAAAATTAGATCACAACACCATTTTTCAAATATGCTGGCGTCCGCGATCTTTTCCGCAGCCATCGGGATTCTGTATTTCAGTTATGACCCCTCTCCTGCCGACGCCGACCCCAATGATATGGCAATTGTTGCGACAAAGCCGGTTCCCATTCCGGTCATCGCCTATAAGCCGACGGAATTGTCGCAGCCTAAGCCCGGTGACAAAGCGAATTCCGCAACGTCACAAACGCCTCAGCAGAACGGTACCTTAACTGGCCGAATGGCATTGTTGATGAATATGTTGCTGCTGGAAAAAGGTTGCCGTTATCTAGAGACCGTTCCCGATTACACCGCAACGTTTTCAAAGCAGGAATATGTCGGCGGTTCATTAACAGAAAATCAGGTGATCAACTTCAAATGTCGCCACAAACCCTTCAGCGTGTATATGAAATGGGTTGTCGGCGATAAAGGCCAGGAACTGTTATATGTCGATGGGCAGAACGAAGAAAAGATGCTGGTGAAAATGGGAGGGCTGAAAGGTCGCTTGATGCCAACCTTGAAACTGGACCCTCACGGCTCACTGGCCATGCAGGAGTCTCGCTATCCGATCACCAAGGCTGGCATTAAAGCGCTGGCGGAAACAATCATCGATTTTCGCAAAAAGGATCTCGATGAAAATCTCAATACCGAATGTGTGATGCTGCCGAATCAGAAGTTTGACGGCAAAGACTGCTACTGTTTCATTGCCCATTTCGCGAACGCCAAAGAGTCACCATCCTATCGTAAGTCAGTGATCTATATCGATCACAAAACCTGTCTGCCGATTTTTGTTCGCGGCTTTGGCTGGCCAGAAGATGGTCTGGCCAGTGCCTCGGCCGAAGAACTGGATGAGAAAACTCTGATTGAATCCTACTCTTTCACTGATATCAATCTGAAATCAGAACTGGCAACAACGGAATTCAGTGACAAGAACACCGATTACCGCTTTCGCCGCTAA
- the hemQ gene encoding hydrogen peroxide-dependent heme synthase has translation MNRPPHTSAPQPDPTPNMTEGWHCLHLYYRVDQGILNQIDQSTRAAGREELAAILDPEHDNAPIRIQTSIVSGHKADLQVLIMDTDPIKIDSIQQAIRSCGLGPALIPTYSFVSITEISEYVPTLDQYAAKLKQEGTDPESPAFQAKLKAYEGRLPAMNQQRIYPEFPDFPVCTFYPMNKSRVPGANWYMEQFSNRYSMMAEHGLSGMKFAGRVVQVITASTGFDDWEWGVTLWGRAPEPIKEIVYTMRFDKASAKYAEFGPFYLSYIMSPQEAIAHLKL, from the coding sequence GTGAACCGTCCTCCACATACTTCTGCGCCTCAACCTGATCCGACTCCCAACATGACCGAAGGCTGGCACTGCCTGCATTTGTACTACCGCGTTGATCAGGGAATCCTGAATCAAATCGACCAAAGCACACGTGCCGCCGGCCGCGAAGAACTTGCTGCTATTCTTGATCCAGAGCACGATAACGCCCCCATTCGCATCCAGACGTCCATTGTTTCCGGCCATAAAGCCGATCTGCAGGTGTTGATCATGGACACTGATCCGATCAAGATCGACAGCATTCAACAGGCCATCCGCTCTTGCGGCCTTGGCCCCGCACTCATTCCCACTTATTCGTTTGTTTCGATTACCGAAATTTCTGAGTACGTGCCGACTCTGGATCAGTATGCCGCCAAATTGAAGCAGGAAGGCACCGATCCGGAAAGCCCCGCGTTTCAAGCCAAACTCAAAGCCTACGAAGGGCGTCTGCCTGCGATGAATCAACAGCGGATCTACCCGGAATTCCCGGACTTTCCCGTCTGTACGTTCTACCCGATGAATAAATCACGCGTCCCGGGTGCGAACTGGTATATGGAGCAGTTCAGCAATCGATACAGCATGATGGCCGAGCACGGTTTGAGCGGCATGAAGTTCGCCGGTCGCGTCGTCCAGGTGATCACCGCTTCAACGGGCTTTGATGACTGGGAATGGGGCGTCACCTTATGGGGCAGGGCACCAGAGCCGATCAAAGAAATCGTTTACACCATGCGATTTGATAAAGCGTCGGCCAAGTATGCGGAATTCGGACCGTTCTATTTGAGCTATATCATGTCCCCACAAGAAGCAATCGCCCATCTCAAACTCTGA
- a CDS encoding alpha/beta hydrolase family protein has protein sequence MTQKPHQILVLALTLIALLIQTGGSQAANPVQDRRKVIGTTAADERLSDYFHHHTMRLANRSLKNIKDLKTWEQKRVQYRKQLFEMLGLSPLPPKTDLKPEITNSLTSDGFIVENITFQSRPGLYVTGNLYRPLKQEGKVPAILYVCGHGGVKKNGIIYGNKVHYQHHGEWFARNGYVCLTIDTLQLGEIEGLHHGTYREGMWWWLSRGYTPAGVEAWNCIRALDYLQSRPEVDGGKLGVTGRSGGGAYSWWIAALDERIKAAVPVAGITNLKNHVIDGAVEGHCDCMFMVNTYQWDYAQVAALVAPRPLLISNTDKDSIFPLDGVVDVYNKTMKIYELYGVPENLGLQITEGPHKDTQELRIHAFRWFNHFLKGDDSLIEMAATKFHTPEELKVFKTLPEDQKNAKIQETFVKQAKAKVPEDSAQWHQMREQWKDQLMKKSFRGWLKKNDSKTKTKIETATRDGLTLQTISFDSQKHVPLKLFVVMPETTKMPQQVELAVLNQSEWDTWLKELASVFPGMESTTPLSAQGEKLFQELRKNVLENQTAIAYFTPRGVGLDAWNPAERKQTQIRRRFYLLGQSLEGMQIWDVRRAIQELQAQPEFSKSDLRLTGTGQAAAVCLYASLFEKNISELDLTGMPASHQNGPALLNVLRFLDLPQALAMAASRSRVKLNQANPKDWAYTSQVGQKMGWDEKQLQIRK, from the coding sequence ATGACTCAGAAACCCCACCAAATATTAGTTCTCGCTCTAACATTAATCGCACTCTTGATTCAAACAGGCGGCTCTCAAGCAGCAAATCCTGTTCAGGACCGCCGCAAGGTCATTGGCACGACAGCAGCAGATGAGCGTCTGTCTGACTATTTCCATCACCACACCATGCGACTGGCCAATCGCAGTCTGAAGAACATTAAAGATCTTAAGACGTGGGAACAGAAACGAGTTCAATATCGCAAACAGCTCTTCGAAATGCTGGGGCTTTCGCCACTCCCACCGAAAACCGATTTAAAACCAGAGATCACCAACAGCCTCACCAGCGACGGCTTCATTGTCGAAAACATCACGTTTCAGTCACGTCCCGGTCTGTATGTGACCGGAAACTTGTACCGTCCGCTCAAGCAAGAAGGGAAAGTCCCCGCAATTCTGTATGTTTGCGGTCACGGCGGGGTCAAGAAAAACGGCATCATCTACGGCAACAAGGTGCACTACCAGCATCACGGAGAATGGTTCGCACGCAACGGTTATGTCTGTCTCACGATTGATACATTGCAACTGGGCGAAATCGAAGGCCTGCATCATGGTACCTACCGCGAAGGAATGTGGTGGTGGCTTTCACGCGGTTACACACCGGCCGGCGTGGAAGCCTGGAACTGCATTCGAGCGTTGGATTATCTGCAGTCCCGTCCTGAAGTGGATGGAGGCAAACTGGGTGTCACCGGTCGCTCGGGTGGCGGTGCTTACAGCTGGTGGATTGCCGCGCTCGACGAACGTATCAAAGCCGCCGTCCCGGTTGCCGGCATTACCAATCTTAAAAATCATGTGATCGACGGAGCCGTAGAAGGGCACTGCGATTGTATGTTTATGGTTAACACCTACCAGTGGGATTACGCCCAGGTCGCTGCACTCGTTGCACCAAGGCCGCTTTTGATTTCCAATACCGACAAAGACAGCATCTTTCCGCTGGATGGCGTGGTCGACGTGTATAATAAAACAATGAAAATATACGAACTGTATGGCGTGCCGGAAAATCTGGGCCTGCAGATCACAGAAGGGCCGCACAAAGATACGCAGGAACTGCGAATCCATGCCTTCCGCTGGTTCAACCACTTCCTTAAAGGCGACGATTCATTGATCGAGATGGCAGCGACGAAGTTCCACACGCCAGAAGAACTCAAAGTCTTCAAAACGCTGCCGGAAGACCAGAAAAACGCCAAAATCCAGGAAACCTTCGTCAAACAGGCGAAAGCCAAAGTCCCCGAAGATTCCGCCCAGTGGCATCAGATGCGGGAACAATGGAAAGATCAGCTAATGAAGAAATCGTTCCGAGGCTGGCTTAAGAAAAACGATTCGAAAACCAAAACAAAAATAGAAACGGCAACCAGAGACGGCCTCACGCTGCAAACCATTTCGTTTGACAGTCAGAAACATGTTCCCTTGAAACTGTTTGTCGTGATGCCCGAAACCACCAAAATGCCCCAGCAGGTTGAATTAGCCGTCTTGAATCAATCAGAATGGGACACCTGGCTGAAAGAATTAGCGTCTGTGTTTCCCGGAATGGAATCTACAACGCCGCTTTCTGCCCAAGGCGAGAAACTGTTTCAGGAACTCCGTAAAAACGTACTGGAAAACCAGACAGCCATCGCTTATTTCACTCCCCGTGGCGTGGGACTGGATGCCTGGAACCCGGCTGAGCGCAAGCAGACCCAAATCCGACGACGTTTTTATCTGCTTGGTCAATCATTAGAAGGCATGCAAATCTGGGACGTCCGCCGGGCGATTCAGGAACTGCAGGCCCAACCGGAATTTTCAAAATCAGATCTGAGGCTGACGGGTACCGGCCAGGCAGCCGCAGTCTGTCTGTATGCTTCTCTGTTTGAAAAGAACATCAGCGAACTCGACCTGACCGGCATGCCGGCGTCTCATCAGAATGGTCCCGCATTGTTGAATGTTCTCCGTTTCCTGGATCTGCCGCAGGCACTCGCGATGGCTGCCAGCCGGTCACGGGTGAAATTGAATCAAGCGAACCCCAAAGACTGGGCCTATACGTCACAAGTCGGCCAGAAGATGGGTTGGGACGAAAAACAACTCCAGATCAGGAAGTAA
- a CDS encoding AAA family ATPase, with translation MSKQTKNLQTVLKQWRERDLTKEAETGTLSPVFLMDDLVSDVSDVLNAGRFPILYGGSGVGKSSVFQKLVALSVAGEGPEILKETRILKLSFRRVLASLKKEDQLRGEFQKLLELLLETDEKIVPFFADAEIMNDYYLQPLLQAYAYQTERPLLAEGNRNSVEAMFENYPELESHFVALKVEEPDLATARTIVRQWSQCQLQTERVKITESAQDEALLLTHRFLSRLNMPRKVLDLLKQVQVVRSKARKVNSQDVINRFHQVYKVPLSLIDPRQKLDLVQVREQFARVVLGQDQAVDAVVRMIGTVKAGLSDIRRPLGAFLFTGPTGVGKTHIAQKLSEYLLGRSESMVRLNMADFQSEHSAGLLFGDPDEYALSKRQGLLTQRLQGQSFTVLLLDEFEKCAPSVLDRFMQLIDEGCFINGTGESVSCRSTVIIATTNAGAELYRKSLIGFSEGAASRQEMELAVHRQLVDHFRFEFLNRFDEIVYFHALIASDIRKIAACELRLLQDRIGLKRHKLTIQPDRAILDWLARKGYDPYFGARFLRRTIERYVTPVIADVINSQSLEKGTTLMLSFEQQRVVVRFEQEQTGDTTEQQAFVFAGTPVVETSLSSRKEERTATAV, from the coding sequence ATGTCGAAACAGACAAAAAATCTGCAGACCGTTCTCAAGCAATGGCGGGAACGGGATCTGACCAAAGAAGCGGAGACGGGAACACTCTCTCCCGTCTTTCTGATGGACGATCTGGTCTCTGATGTGAGTGACGTGCTGAATGCAGGCCGCTTTCCCATTCTGTATGGTGGGTCGGGTGTGGGGAAATCGTCTGTGTTCCAGAAACTGGTGGCACTGTCCGTCGCCGGTGAAGGACCGGAGATTTTGAAAGAAACGCGCATTTTGAAACTTTCTTTTCGTCGGGTGTTGGCAAGCCTGAAAAAAGAAGATCAACTGCGGGGCGAATTTCAGAAGCTGCTGGAGCTGCTGCTGGAGACGGATGAAAAAATCGTTCCCTTCTTCGCTGATGCGGAAATCATGAACGATTACTATCTGCAACCATTGCTGCAAGCGTACGCCTATCAGACAGAGCGACCGTTACTGGCCGAGGGAAATCGGAACAGTGTGGAAGCGATGTTTGAAAACTATCCGGAACTGGAGAGTCACTTTGTCGCGCTCAAGGTGGAAGAACCCGATTTAGCAACGGCGCGGACAATTGTCCGTCAATGGTCACAGTGTCAGTTACAGACTGAGCGGGTAAAGATTACTGAATCGGCTCAGGATGAAGCGCTGCTGTTGACACACCGGTTTCTTTCGCGACTGAACATGCCTCGCAAGGTCTTGGATCTGTTGAAACAGGTTCAGGTCGTGCGCAGCAAAGCGCGGAAAGTGAATAGCCAGGATGTGATCAACCGGTTTCATCAGGTTTATAAGGTGCCTCTGTCGTTAATCGATCCGAGGCAGAAACTGGATCTGGTGCAGGTGCGCGAACAGTTTGCGCGGGTTGTATTGGGCCAGGATCAGGCGGTAGATGCCGTGGTGCGGATGATTGGTACGGTCAAAGCGGGGTTGAGTGATATTCGCCGTCCTTTAGGGGCGTTCCTGTTTACCGGTCCCACCGGTGTGGGAAAAACGCACATTGCGCAGAAGCTGTCTGAGTACTTACTGGGACGGTCCGAAAGCATGGTGCGACTGAATATGGCGGATTTTCAGTCGGAACATTCGGCGGGGTTATTGTTTGGCGATCCGGATGAATACGCATTATCCAAGCGACAGGGATTGCTGACACAGCGTCTGCAGGGCCAGTCGTTTACGGTATTGTTGCTGGATGAATTCGAAAAATGTGCCCCTTCGGTGCTGGATCGTTTCATGCAGTTGATCGATGAAGGTTGTTTCATCAATGGAACAGGAGAGTCGGTCTCCTGCCGTTCTACGGTAATCATCGCCACGACGAATGCGGGTGCGGAACTGTATCGGAAAAGCCTGATCGGATTTTCTGAAGGTGCTGCTTCCCGTCAGGAAATGGAACTGGCGGTTCACCGTCAGCTTGTCGATCATTTTCGATTCGAGTTTTTGAATCGGTTCGATGAGATTGTCTATTTCCATGCGTTGATTGCTAGCGATATTCGGAAAATTGCCGCCTGTGAATTGCGTCTGCTACAGGATCGGATTGGTTTGAAACGTCATAAGCTAACCATTCAACCCGACCGGGCGATTCTGGACTGGTTGGCGCGAAAAGGTTACGACCCGTATTTCGGAGCGCGGTTCTTGCGACGGACGATTGAGCGATATGTCACGCCGGTGATTGCCGATGTGATTAACTCGCAGTCTCTGGAAAAAGGAACCACGTTAATGCTTTCTTTCGAGCAGCAACGGGTTGTTGTACGATTTGAACAAGAACAGACTGGTGATACCACTGAGCAACAGGCGTTTGTGTTTGCGGGAACTCCTGTTGTGGAGACGAGTCTATCGAGTCGTAAAGAAGAACGGACGGCAACCGCTGTCTGA
- the galE gene encoding UDP-glucose 4-epimerase GalE, with protein MTILVTGGAGYIGSHCVRQLIDSGQKVCVIDNLSRGHRCAVPAQASFFQLDLLETEALTDIMKSQRIEKVIHFAALAYVGESVAEPLPYYTNNTAGTISLLRAMRQSRVSQIVFSSSCATYGIPVQIPVTEASPQRPINPYGWSKLFIEQILKDCAHSYPNFSFIGLRYFNVAGCSEDGSLGEDHRPETHLIPNCLNTALGKQTQVTVLGNDYPTADGTCIRDYIHVDDICAAHLLALDALTTESQKFYNIGLGNGFSVLDVIKTAEQVTGVEIPIEYQPRRPGDPPVLAASNEKITRELGWSPKYTSLEAIIQTAWNWFRDHPQGYQTETSD; from the coding sequence ATGACAATTCTGGTGACGGGGGGAGCAGGTTATATCGGCTCCCATTGTGTGCGGCAGCTGATCGACTCCGGGCAGAAGGTCTGTGTGATCGATAATCTCTCCCGCGGCCATCGCTGTGCCGTCCCGGCGCAAGCGTCCTTTTTTCAACTCGATCTGCTTGAGACCGAAGCGTTGACCGACATTATGAAGTCCCAGCGGATCGAAAAAGTGATCCACTTCGCGGCCCTCGCTTATGTCGGGGAATCGGTGGCCGAACCGCTGCCGTACTACACCAACAATACAGCTGGCACGATTTCACTGTTACGCGCCATGCGGCAGTCTCGGGTTAGTCAGATCGTTTTCAGTTCATCCTGTGCCACGTATGGCATCCCCGTACAGATTCCGGTCACCGAAGCGAGTCCACAGCGTCCCATCAATCCTTATGGCTGGTCAAAGCTGTTCATAGAACAAATCCTCAAAGACTGTGCACACAGCTATCCCAACTTCAGTTTCATCGGCCTGCGTTACTTTAACGTCGCCGGCTGCAGTGAAGATGGCTCACTGGGTGAAGATCACCGTCCCGAAACACATCTGATTCCCAACTGCCTGAATACCGCACTTGGAAAACAGACGCAGGTCACCGTTCTGGGTAACGATTATCCCACTGCCGACGGCACCTGTATTCGTGATTATATTCACGTCGACGATATCTGTGCCGCGCATCTATTGGCGCTCGATGCACTCACCACGGAGTCACAGAAGTTTTATAACATCGGCCTCGGCAATGGTTTTTCAGTGCTCGACGTAATTAAGACAGCAGAGCAGGTGACCGGCGTAGAAATTCCGATTGAGTATCAACCCCGTCGTCCCGGCGATCCACCGGTATTAGCGGCTTCGAACGAAAAAATCACTCGCGAACTCGGCTGGTCTCCGAAATACACATCCCTGGAAGCGATCATTCAAACCGCCTGGAACTGGTTTCGTGATCATCCGCAAGGTTATCAAACTGAGACATCAGATTGA
- a CDS encoding acyltransferase family protein, giving the protein MSQNTPDSSSQNPETIPLQKIPEKPITPPLETGEKQEQKKKPNSNQRLVSLDAYRGFVMLAMASGGLAIASAMRNSPEILDQYNGTQWESSWKTLWQTLSYQLSHVEWTGTAFWDLIQPSFMFMVGVSMPFSVRKRKEKGDSTLRIWGHAIFRAVLLVALGVFLSSQYSPQTNFTFANVLCQIGLGYLVVFFYVNRSFVTQLIGVVTILGGYWFFFYQYMPVEEELAAVKAYLTEVKHKDAAEWSQFEGIGSAWNKHTNAAAAVDRQLLNQFPRYEEPFRDQKFWVNNGGYQTLNFIPSIATMLFGLMAGQLLISNRMEKMKVKWLLQAGLVCFVISMLLDTSIWPVNIEQWEWHLVPIVKRIWSPGWAIFSAGWAFWFLAVFYWIIDVKGYKKWAFPFVVVGMNSIAMYCMAQLIRPWVQKSLKIHLTTLDEATGWSVAGSLFSTDCPYAPIAISATVLFVLWLICLWMYLQRIFIKI; this is encoded by the coding sequence ATGTCGCAAAATACTCCCGATTCAAGCTCGCAAAATCCGGAAACGATCCCGTTGCAGAAGATCCCTGAAAAACCGATCACGCCTCCCCTGGAAACGGGGGAAAAACAGGAACAGAAAAAGAAGCCAAACTCGAACCAGCGGTTGGTTTCACTGGACGCCTATCGCGGATTTGTGATGCTGGCAATGGCGTCCGGCGGTCTGGCGATTGCGAGCGCGATGCGCAATTCACCGGAAATTCTCGATCAATATAACGGGACGCAGTGGGAATCGTCGTGGAAAACCCTCTGGCAGACATTGTCCTATCAACTGAGTCATGTGGAATGGACGGGGACCGCGTTCTGGGATCTCATTCAACCGTCATTCATGTTCATGGTCGGCGTCTCGATGCCCTTCTCGGTCCGAAAACGGAAAGAAAAGGGTGACTCCACACTCCGCATCTGGGGGCATGCGATCTTTCGGGCCGTGCTGCTGGTGGCATTGGGCGTCTTTTTGTCGTCCCAATACAGCCCACAGACCAACTTTACGTTTGCGAATGTCTTGTGCCAGATCGGCCTGGGGTATCTGGTGGTCTTCTTTTATGTGAACCGTTCGTTTGTAACGCAACTCATCGGCGTGGTCACGATTCTGGGCGGCTACTGGTTCTTTTTCTATCAGTACATGCCCGTTGAAGAGGAACTGGCGGCGGTGAAAGCCTATCTCACGGAAGTCAAACACAAAGACGCAGCCGAATGGTCACAGTTTGAAGGGATTGGCAGTGCCTGGAATAAACACACCAACGCGGCGGCCGCCGTTGATCGTCAATTACTGAATCAATTCCCCCGTTATGAAGAACCGTTCCGGGATCAGAAATTCTGGGTGAATAACGGCGGCTATCAGACGCTGAACTTCATTCCGTCGATTGCGACGATGCTGTTTGGTCTAATGGCGGGGCAACTCCTGATTTCGAATCGCATGGAGAAGATGAAAGTCAAATGGCTGCTGCAGGCGGGACTCGTCTGCTTTGTGATATCCATGCTGCTTGATACATCGATCTGGCCAGTGAATATCGAACAGTGGGAATGGCATCTGGTGCCGATAGTCAAACGGATCTGGTCTCCCGGCTGGGCCATCTTCAGTGCGGGCTGGGCCTTCTGGTTCCTGGCGGTCTTCTACTGGATCATTGACGTCAAAGGCTATAAGAAGTGGGCCTTTCCGTTTGTCGTGGTCGGCATGAATTCGATTGCCATGTACTGTATGGCCCAGTTGATTCGACCCTGGGTTCAGAAATCGCTCAAGATTCATTTGACAACCTTGGATGAAGCGACGGGCTGGTCGGTGGCGGGCTCGCTGTTCAGCACGGATTGTCCTTACGCTCCGATCGCGATTTCCGCGACGGTCCTGTTTGTGCTGTGGCTGATCTGTCTGTGGATGTATCTGCAGCGAATCTTTATCAAGATTTGA
- the queF gene encoding preQ(1) synthase: MSETESPRDLLETFENPHPNRDYVMETVCPEFTSVCPKTGQPDFGTLIITYIPDAVCFELKSLKMYLQSYRNVGAFYEDVTNRILDDLVAVTDPRWIELRAEFTPRGGISSTVTVTHQKEE, from the coding sequence ATGAGCGAAACCGAATCTCCCCGCGATCTGCTGGAAACGTTTGAGAACCCACACCCGAACCGTGATTACGTCATGGAAACGGTCTGCCCGGAGTTCACCTCTGTCTGTCCCAAGACGGGCCAGCCTGATTTCGGTACATTGATCATCACCTATATTCCGGATGCGGTCTGTTTCGAACTCAAGTCGTTGAAAATGTATCTACAGAGCTACCGCAACGTCGGTGCGTTTTATGAAGACGTGACCAACCGCATTCTGGATGATCTGGTCGCTGTCACCGATCCCCGCTGGATCGAATTGCGAGCCGAGTTCACGCCTCGCGGTGGCATCAGCAGCACAGTTACCGTGACGCATCAGAAAGAAGAATAA
- a CDS encoding GntR family transcriptional regulator, whose amino-acid sequence MQILTLTNYIKADLISRLSRAELPPESLTLAALSDHYQVSVTPIYHAINELIEAGYLYREKNRRLYVNQDKIGDAQTAAQSHQPAPPEDHFKRITDDLLAMSLNGESLFLREAASAKKYGISRTSLRNIFNRLAGDGVLEHVPRRGWKLRSFNQHDLDAFIEVRVGLELKALDLAKGRLDRQVLEKILAGNQVPETVEEPLQIDNSLHEYLIKQSDNYYIISFFDRHGRYFDLLFLWESNDRKAAIQEIQQHQRILNALLNEDWKLARKELELHLRSNHPVLSQLKR is encoded by the coding sequence ATGCAGATTTTGACACTTACTAATTACATCAAAGCCGATCTGATATCCCGGTTGTCGCGCGCCGAGTTGCCGCCGGAATCGTTGACGCTGGCTGCGCTCTCGGATCATTACCAGGTAAGTGTCACCCCCATTTATCATGCCATCAATGAGCTGATCGAAGCGGGCTATCTCTACCGCGAAAAGAACCGGCGGTTGTACGTTAATCAGGACAAGATTGGCGACGCTCAGACCGCGGCTCAGTCTCATCAACCCGCACCACCCGAAGATCATTTCAAACGGATCACCGACGACCTGCTCGCGATGAGCCTGAACGGGGAATCGCTGTTTCTGCGCGAAGCAGCTTCCGCGAAGAAATACGGCATCAGCCGCACCAGTCTGCGGAACATATTCAATCGGCTGGCCGGCGATGGCGTGCTGGAACATGTGCCGCGGCGGGGCTGGAAGCTGCGGTCCTTCAATCAGCATGATCTCGACGCCTTTATCGAAGTCCGTGTCGGCCTGGAACTGAAGGCCCTTGATCTGGCAAAGGGGCGTCTAGACAGACAGGTGCTGGAAAAGATTCTCGCCGGAAATCAGGTGCCGGAAACTGTTGAGGAACCGCTGCAGATCGATAACAGCCTGCACGAATATCTGATCAAACAATCGGACAATTATTACATCATCAGCTTCTTCGATCGGCATGGCCGTTATTTTGATCTGCTGTTTCTCTGGGAATCGAATGATCGAAAAGCCGCGATCCAGGAGATCCAGCAGCATCAGCGCATCCTGAACGCACTGCTGAATGAAGACTGGAAGCTGGCCCGCAAAGAACTCGAACTGCATCTGCGCAGCAATCACCCGGTGCTCTCGCAATTGAAACGCTGA
- a CDS encoding YbjQ family protein codes for MSMPVTTTFTIEGYQIKEYKGVVRGIIVRAPTIAQGFMGGLKNIVGGRIGAYTQMCEQARQQAYDLLLEHARELGANAIVGLRYDASEVVSKGSATEVLCYGTAVVIEPE; via the coding sequence ATGAGCATGCCGGTTACGACGACGTTTACAATTGAGGGCTACCAGATCAAAGAGTACAAGGGAGTGGTCCGCGGGATCATTGTGCGGGCACCCACGATCGCACAGGGATTTATGGGTGGCTTGAAAAATATTGTGGGAGGTCGGATTGGTGCCTACACCCAGATGTGCGAGCAGGCGCGGCAGCAGGCCTATGATTTACTGTTGGAGCACGCTCGGGAACTGGGGGCGAATGCGATTGTGGGCTTGCGTTACGATGCCTCGGAAGTCGTCAGCAAAGGCTCGGCGACCGAAGTCCTATGTTATGGTACCGCGGTGGTGATTGAGCCTGAGTAA